The Amphiura filiformis chromosome 8, Afil_fr2py, whole genome shotgun sequence genomic sequence caaggccgcagggccggcaggcccgagactcccatacgacgactaaacactccaagtgggccccaatataatggccccgcagggcatgaaagcaatGATTAACCTTGAGGTTGACGTGCTGTCTCTACTggatgacgggctgtcgataacgtTATGTCATTTTGTTATTAACATCCCATCACCCAGTAGAGACAACCCCGTCATCATTAAGGTTTCTCCTGAAgctccagtatcaacaaaaacatcaagcaGGCCCAAGcgggagactcccatacgacgactaaagactccaagtgggaccccaatataatgGCCCCATGGCGAATGAAAGCAATGATTAACTTGAGGTTGACGTGCTGTCTCTACTTGATGACGGGCTGTTGATAACGCTATGCAATTTTGTTATCAACATCCCATCACCCactagagacagcccgtcacaaTTAAGGTTTCTCCTTGGCTCCAGTATCAACATCAAGGCCGGAGattcccatacgacgactaaccACTCTAAGTGGGACTCCAATCGAATGGTCCCGCTGGTCATGAAAGCAATGAATAACCTTGAGGTTGACGGGTTGTTTCTAAAACCATAGTGATAAAACCTTGGGTAACCTTAATGTATCGACTTGGAAATGTAATCTTAACTTATAAAAAATATTAGCAAATGACGTGCTAATaggtgatattagcgctaatagcgttctTGGTGCTATCATATGCTATTAGCCCTAATAGCGCGTCTTCTCTAGACTTGGAGTATTTTACattttagcacaattgcaaaGTACGTGCTAACAGGTgatattagcactaatagcgttcTTGGTACTATCAtattatgctattagcgctaattgcgcatccccttagtattttcttattagcataactagcaaaaactattcgttattagcgctagtagcgctaattgcgcccccTATTTTCATATTAGCATCACTAGCAAAATAACTgttaactattcgttattagcacCACAAGCGCTACTAGTGCTAATTACGCGTCCctttagtattttcttattagcatcaCTAGCAAAATAACTGTTAACTATTCTTTATTGGCGCTAGTAGCGCTAATAGCGTGATTTGGTAATGCTTtgctaatgaaaaaaaaatgttctgGTTATTATCGCAACTAATGCATTTTCCTATAAGCACTGCAATTAGCGCAAATTCCCATAGCCTTATACACTAACATAACGCTAATATTATATAATAACACTAATAGCAAAATTGCAataattgcgctatttttgaCCAATATTTCCAGACTAGGTTCCCTGCCTTGCAAACCGACGCGATGTCCTGAGCACAGAGCACGTCACGCACGAAATTAAAATCGATTGTGTATTAATAGGCTCCTCGTATTGTCTGTGTGCGCTTGAGCAtgttgagaattcaacaatattacaagaaatagtggtagctctattataatacacattaatgctTTGTAAAGCGAATTCCGAATATacggtacgttttctgtctttataTTGTTAATTCTATACCCGATATGTTGAAGTTATGTACATAGCTTCATATTTCAAAATTGCTACTTGACCatctgtggccgagcggtctagcACATCGGAACCATACACTGACATTTAGTTCAATAACCAGGTTAGTGCGGGATCGAGGACCACCTTTGCCAAGTgtgattttttgacaattttattttaGGGCAATGGGGCTAGGCGAAGTTATGTGTGGCGTATAGAGGAGTGGTGGCTGGGGTGACTAGAAGTTCTCTAGGTGCTAGCGCCTCAAACGACGAACAGGTTACGAATAGTCTCGCCTATATTATGAGATAAACAAAGTATAGCAATGTATGGATTACATTCGATATACACGTGTCACTAATTGCCAATTTCCTTTAGCGTAGCCTACTGCTAACCGGCCAGTGCGTATAATTTTGCGTAAGGTCCTAAGCATGCGCTTGACGTCTCGCGTGCatacgcgatggttaacgctTAAAGGAGTTCCTTGGAAAAGATTATCATAATTCAATGTGGCAAGTAATTAAAGTAAAGAACATTGAACGCTACTTCGGAGTGTTGGTACAGATTTTCTAAAAATGAATAAATCTGAGTTGAGCTTCAACCAGGAAATACGAGTTCTCGTGAATGAAGTTAATCACGTCTTTATGACCAAGGAAATACCATGCCAAAGGAATACCAGACCAGAGAGTAAAACATCATGGTGCTGATGAAGAACGTTTTGTTGTCTTTAGGCCTATATGTGCTGATTTTAACCCTGATAATATGTATGTATATTCCGTCCAGCTTTTCTCCAAAAGCAATGCCCCGTAATAGGTAGGTAGTACGTACGTAAACTTTTTTTAACATCACTTACGAAGTCTAGGAAATTAGTATCATGTTGGGTTGTTTTTCGTCAAAGAAATATTTTCGGCGGTCCCagccgcacatccccacccaaTCCACAATCGTAAACCCCCGGACAAAGCATCATCAATAAATATAAATGGGAGGGGGCGAGGAGGAAAGAGAgcagagggagagacggaaagactagaaagagaagaactcgagaggagagagaagggaccggggagggCGGAGAGACTGCTCATTCGGAGGGGggagaggaagcaaaatagggagatagacattgattcgaggaagggcgacactgcggccctgtacatgcccgtagccaggatttattggggtgcgACTGGCTCATAAGGGAAcatttgtgatttaagggcttattttaacgtttttacagaaaaaagtgcacCTTATCATTCGGATTGGTATTTTGTCATATCAAGATAAcaacatcaaagacgagagggcgctaggtgttccataatcttgcaTCTCCAgcttttattgacacaggcatccacctctattgaaataagctgattggtacttcaaagtaaACAATGAAGTCAGGTTAcacatgttttttggccaaacaaacaaaacaagagaCACGTGTCGTGTTTAATCTCAAAACAAGCTTTCTTTGTATTTGTTGCTTCTTTTGTACAGACCATTTACAGGAGAAACGCCTTCACAACAAACCAAGAACTTCGATGGCCAAGTGGCTCTTATCAGGCACATGGGTTCAGCTTACTCCTCTATTAACACAACCCAACCAAAAGAACCAACGCGTGTCTTAACGGATCAAATTCTAGCAAATAAACGAAACGTCGAAATGATAACGAAACACATTGAAACAAGTACAAGTCAATATCATTATGGTAGTTGGAATGGAGACGAAGGAGCAAATAAGCAAAGCGCAAATAAATCAACAAACGACATTGCGAGACAACAGAAAGTTTATAACAAAGAAGAGTCTGATGCTAATGGTGCAGACAGTCAAGAACATAATAAAAATCAGAACGAAGTGGAAAGAGACTTAAATGCAATCAGTGCAAAAAAGAGGCAGCATATCAGTTACCCATGGAATAAACAAAGAAACTAATAATATACTCAGTACTAGAAATGACAATTCTAACAAAAATTGCAAGCCTCTCACTAAAATTGTATTTCTAAAACTCATAAAACTGGCAGTACTACAATGGCTTCCATATTTGAAAGGTTTGGATATCGCCGAAATTTGATGTTTGCTCTTCCAAAATTAAAGCATGTGTTTGCAACAAATAGTTTCTTCTCTAGAAAGGGCGTGTTTGCTAGGTTTCATCTACACTTCGACATACTTGACAATCATGCCGTGTACTATCGGCCAGAGATGGAAAAAACAGTGCCTAATGCAACCTATATCACAATTTTACGTGACCCCGTAACCCAACTAGAATCAACTTTTGGTTATTTTGAAATGGCTGAAGGGATGGGAATAAGCAAACATCCTAATCCGTTTGAAATGTTCATGCAAAAGCCGCATTTCTATTATGACACGACGAAGTACACCATGAAAACGCGTAGCAGAAATGGTCAACTTTATGATTTGGGTTTTATCAATACAAAACTTTTCGACAATACAAGTGCAATTCTTAAGAAAATTGATTCCCTTGATAAGGATTTTGATTTAGTCTTAATCACTGAATACTTCGATGAATCATTGATATTGAAGAAAAAACAACTCTGTTGGAGTTTTgatgatattatatatatatccAACGGAATACGCAGTAAAAGTCATCGATATACAATTTCTGACAAGTTGAAATCGAAAATACGTCAGTGGAACGCCGGTGATGTTTTACTTTATAATCATTTTAACAGAACTTTGTGGCAGAAAATCAAAGATTACGGACCAACTTTTCAAGTGGATTTAGAAGAATTTAGACGTTTAGAAAAAGAAGCCTTAAATAGATGTGTAGACACAAAGTCACTTGACAGACATGATAAAAGAGAAGATAAGTTTATACTTAATCCAGAGCATTCCGGAAATTACTGCCAGGATTTGTTACGCGCAGATGTGCCTTACACCGCTTTACTAAAGAAGAAGATGATagaaattataatgaaagacaaagataaagacaatttatcgcgtctgacgtcacctgtcaatcaaactcgagcacggtttgtttaaaagtgtcgtgatgatgacttgctgaacgcggatttataaccgggcgccttattgttaattttgcacctttcgacatgcaaaccatctcaaaagttaggtctttatagtaggaaactttctttggtgaaggcaccatgtcgacactgcctagaaaagctgcattttgccttgtaaaagtacgtaatttttcgccatttgctgctattccttttctccgattagcaccagatagatcggtcttccttttacgcgctgattaacctgtgtaaaccaatcaaggatcgtaattgacagtgacatcagacgcgataaattgtttttatctctgtctttaattatagcattCGTGCTACCGCTGTAGATAGGAATTCTCTTCGTCGTATAGCCAAAACCAAGAAAAGAACAGACAGAAGAGAAAAACTAGTAGGCCGATGAGCTCAAATATGATGAACGGGTGATGATAGGAATAAATGAATTTTCAATGTGTAAGAATTATGTTTTTTTGCGATTTTGTTAAACATCATTTTGTGTAGTATAGaaatactacatggtttgaaggaaataggGGAAACTATTTTTCCCAAGGTACTGGCTACATGCCTGCCACCCCGAACCCGAAGGGTGGGGTGTGGTAGGCCTGTAGCCAGTACCGAGggaaaaatagtgaaaaatagtgACCCTATTTTCTGAAAATACCACTTTTGTTTTATTACCCctcatacatatttcataacaTTTACTTAGAAAATAGGCGCTAGGCTCACTTACGTTGGAAAAGCTTaattcatgcatgcatgcataccaTCCATTTTCATGCCTAGTTGAGTTAAGCTTCGGATCTCCACACGCGATTCCCTTCTCCGTGCAGTAGGCCTATGTCTTGAACAGCACAAGCGTTCACGGCTTTACGAATCATGTGTTTCGAGCATCCTATTAGCATGtttcagagatgccagtcagtgatgtcaaaaaatcctgaaatggcaaaaaatgtACATTGCTTATACATTTGTAAGTCATCCTaagtcagtttgaaatcttgcaaattgggttcgggtccttttttctgtttaaatgatgcaccaaatgtcttcaattggactttaattttgcaaaattttccctcacagggggaacatccccctcagacaccaccaagtatagtgaatccaacacattttggcgaaagaataagtttatagtacaacaaattttaccattttgaagctaaactgttgaaatatggtgcaaaagtggaataacttCTCgctaagcgcgcaaaaatgtgcacttttcgggctaaatgaccaaatatgaggttaatttggtcagaaacctacatacaggcgtcaacattggtggatgattgtatggaccaccccctggcaaaatattggggagattcccccggatctacgcctatgcctcTAAAacacacatatgtgacgtgtcatgtcaaaaggagacacttttgggcaggttatcaattttgaggtttttacatgttgtaaataaagagatactttgctccacaacgcctTTTCCCCAATAacatcagacattcctaagcgaagatattgagttcgtaagttatagtattataaaattgaaaattgagatatcggcctttaaaaatattattgacaatgttgcgagtaggaattaccttgaaaaatgtctcaaaaaatacaagatgccagtttaatatattccggtctgaaactatcagacaatattgtaaacattaataacatcacaaattcgtaacaaacccaaattgtgaaaaaatcacccccgggcagatatttggctatttctccatttacgatcctgcccaaaagtgtccccttttgacatgacacgtcacatattgttaaaaatgtcttcaaaaataatattataaaaataccccttaggcaatgtttttgactccttcagaggaaaaattcacaattgaaagggtcaacaaaatttgaaaataccccttcagcaaaatgcttaaagaaaaccccggagggggttctccctggttgaaggtatacggggatgtgccacgattttggggtaccttttcagcgattttggtatatcaatgggtgggttttaagtggagaccaatgcgcccaattgggcggattttggcaaaagtgcccttaaaagcgcccaaatagggcaaattttggtgatttttgggtgctttttgttgaaaattggtatattgatgggtagcAATAACAGCATCAAGTAGGTATAttgaaagtcagcatccgaaagtctgcgtggcacatccccgtacaaaaattttcgaagaccccccccccggAAGAAATCCCTGGTCGTTAACGATGCCATACGCGCAGCAAAAGCTGTTCATTATTCAGACAAACTTAATAACTGTAGTGTCAAGGACATGTAGTGTCAAGGACCGTAAATGAGCTCCTTAATAACACCAATAAAGCTCTCCCTGATACTGACTGTCCAGAAAATCTTGCCAAtgaatttggcaaacattttgttcAGAAGGTAACAAACATACGTAACGAGGTGGATGGCTTGGTGTCCAACTGTAATACAAGCTGCAAGTCATGTATGAAGTCAGACCCAGTTACATGTTTGTTCCCTGAATTTAAGTGTGTTACTAATGAAGAATTACTTGAGATCATTAAGAAGTGTCCAAATAAGTCCCGTGCACTTGACCCAATGTCTACCTGGCTGGTTCAGCAGCACATAGATGTCTTACTTCCTATTTTATGTAGAATTGTAAATGCATCATTGCTCTCTGGTGTTTTCCCGGATAATCTCCATAAAGCCATTGTTATTCCTGTTCTAAAAAAGTCCATTCTCAATCTTAATGTGCTTAGTAACTATCCCCAGTGGCAAATTTACAATTTACTTCGAAGGTGTTGGAAAAGTGTGCTTCCTCTCAATTAATTGAACACACCAAAGCCCATAGTCTATCTGAGCCTTTGCAGTCAGCTTACAGGAGTCAGCAGAGTACAGACTCTGCTTTAGCCTGCGTCCATAATGACTTCTTGCGCGCCCTTGATGATTAAAAAGATGCTTGATTTATCAGCAGCATTTGATACGGTTGACCATAGGATTATGCTGCAAAGGCTTCAAGATGATTTTGGTGCAACTGGTTCAGCTCATTGTTGGTATAGTTCTTATCTTGAAAATAGTCCATGTCAAGTTTTTGTTTCTGATGCATATATTCAGAATACCTTCACATGGAATATGGCCTTCCACAAGGTTCACTTACAGGACCTTTGGGTTTTGTTTACTATACCCATGTTGTTGGTAGAATATTACGGTATCATGatgtaaaatatcacatttatgctgatgatATTCAAATATATCTCACCCCTGATCCCAGCATTCCTGGTGATGTCCAATGTGCCCTTTTTAAACTTTGTTGCTGACATTCAGCGTTGGATGATTGAAAACAAACTCAGGTTGAACCAAGACAAGACGGAGTTTTTCATCGCTTCTTCTCTGCATCATCAGAAGAGAATGGAAAGCATCAGTCTTCTTCTGGATGGTGTTGAGATATTTCCGTCTATGTCTGTTTGGAACCTTGGGGTTGTTTTCGATCATCATATGTGTATGTCTGATCATGTAACTCAATTATGTAAGTCTATCAACTGGCTGATAAGAAACATCTACAGAATTTGCCCATACATTGATTATGATACTTGCCATAATACTGTTAGAGCTGTTTTTATATCACGtaagtgaaataatgtcgctagttgaaaatacaaaaaataaaagcattttaacaagttcgtttgttgataggtgtggagcactgaaaatcaccaagttcttGAATTCAtcaagaaccacttattcccattttacatatcaacattatttctctaatgcgttagcaacatgtatccaaaatttcaacgaaatccgttaatagtaagctttccaaaatgaagtgaatttaaaacatcggtgatgtaccaccttttggcttctacctgtaaaagcatgtaagctacattgattccgatgccaccaatagaacaagaagatttgccccttcattttgcatactactttgtcaaatttaaatgccatggcctactttgagttttaaaaaaataccacaaggTTTCGTGAAACCTACGTTACCCCCATCGCATACCTTATTTGGTTACAAACACTGAAATTGAACCAAAGTGTCCTTAATTATACGGTTTATCATGCAAGACCGTATGGTTTAGAAatgtaacatacgttaccataaggtgcaagattaaaataaaaaagtgactataaactGTTGAGCAAATTATAGCCGCAGGTGTACTCGAtcaaatttattaaaattatatCGTTCAGTGACGTTCACGCATTTCCAACACACTTGTTGGGTATTTTGAAGTTAAAATTTAACGTACGTGAccgaaacatacgttaccattaatTTTAACACCCTATTAAAATCGACTAAAACCGCGCCCGATTGCTCGTGTATTGTTTTCTTATAACGCCACCATGCATTATAAGTACTTAGCATTATAAGAATATTGACAAACGagtgattttgaaaatgtgacatTCATCTTTTTACTGTCTTTAAACAACCCTTAGTAGCGTAAGTTACCCATAGAAATAACATTggcattattgaaattgatgtcAAAATAAAAGTTCACAAGATCTAAGATCAtcatattttccagaatgaaactTAGAAGGACTAcctttgatttatgaataaaaaggagtagt encodes the following:
- the LOC140159584 gene encoding galactosylceramide sulfotransferase-like produces the protein THKTGSTTMASIFERFGYRRNLMFALPKLKHVFATNSFFSRKGVFARFHLHFDILDNHAVYYRPEMEKTVPNATYITILRDPVTQLESTFGYFEMAEGMGISKHPNPFEMFMQKPHFYYDTTKYTMKTRSRNGQLYDLGFINTKLFDNTSAILKKIDSLDKDFDLVLITEYFDESLILKKKQLCWSFDDIIYISNGIRSKSHRYTISDKLKSKIRQWNAGDVLLYNHFNRTLWQKIKDYGPTFQVDLEEFRRLEKEALNRCVDTKSLDRHDKREDKFILNPEHSGNYCQDFIRATAVDRNSLRRIAKTKKRTDRREKLVGR